In Chitinibacter sp. SCUT-21, a single genomic region encodes these proteins:
- the fabG gene encoding 3-oxoacyl-ACP reductase FabG has translation MNETILITGASGGLGRAMARKLAQDGFDLILHYRNNEASVRELQDEIIALGRQARLICFDVSNRTATRQAIDADVEAHGAPYGVVINAGITRDTAFPAMSDDDWDLVLGTNLDGFYNVLHPLSMPMVRRRKAGRIVAIASVSGLIGNRGQVNYSAAKAGLIGACKALALELASRKITVNCVAPGLIETEMVDDLPALDDIKKMIPMARMGRPEEVAAAVSYLMSEGAAYTTRQVISVNGGLC, from the coding sequence ATGAACGAGACGATTTTAATTACCGGCGCCAGCGGTGGCCTAGGGCGCGCGATGGCGCGCAAACTGGCGCAAGACGGTTTTGATTTGATTTTGCATTACCGCAACAATGAAGCGAGCGTGCGCGAGTTGCAAGATGAAATCATCGCACTGGGGCGACAAGCACGGCTGATTTGCTTTGACGTCAGCAATCGCACCGCTACGCGGCAGGCAATTGACGCCGATGTTGAAGCACACGGCGCACCTTACGGCGTGGTGATCAACGCGGGCATTACACGCGACACGGCATTTCCGGCGATGTCTGATGACGATTGGGATTTGGTGCTCGGTACAAATTTAGATGGTTTTTACAACGTGCTTCATCCGCTATCCATGCCGATGGTACGCCGCCGTAAAGCGGGGCGAATTGTTGCGATAGCATCGGTGTCGGGCTTGATCGGCAATCGCGGGCAAGTGAACTACAGCGCGGCCAAAGCTGGCCTCATTGGCGCGTGTAAAGCCTTGGCACTTGAATTGGCGAGCCGCAAAATCACGGTGAACTGCGTTGCACCCGGCTTGATTGAAACCGAGATGGTTGACGATTTACCTGCGCTGGACGACATCAAAAAAATGATCCCAATGGCGCGCATGGGCCGACCTGAAGAAGTGGCCGCTGCGGTGAGTTACCTAATGAGCGAAGGTGCGGCGTATACCACACGGCAAGTTATTTCGGTCAATGGTGGCTTGTGCTAA
- a CDS encoding beta-ketoacyl-[acyl-carrier-protein] synthase family protein: MSAYLNHLGLISPLGIGHNDTIAALLAGTRGLIPACADLIDRPSWIGQVPGKLPALPAELARYHSRNNQLLYAAAMQIDAPIRQAIAQYGAARVAIVLGTSTSGIAESEQAMRELEQGRLPQDGYSYQRHEMGDPARFLADLYAITGPAYVISTACSSSARALITARRLLKMNLADVVLCGGVDSLCRLTLNGFAALESVSAQPCNPFRAQRDGINIGEAAALFIMSRDVGPVALVGCGASSDAHHISAPHPQGHGAAAAMQAALLDAALKPDDIDYLNLHGTATPLNDAMESQAVSDTFGQYLPPSSSTKSLTGHTLGAAGALEAAFCWLLLQDQFNPKHYLPPQIGDGDFDPNLPALNWPQAGKSYPLKTAMSNSFAFGGNNVSLIFQRVQP, encoded by the coding sequence ATGAGCGCATATTTGAACCATCTTGGGCTGATATCCCCCCTCGGTATCGGTCACAACGACACTATCGCGGCCTTGCTCGCGGGTACGCGTGGGCTGATTCCCGCCTGCGCAGACCTGATTGATCGCCCAAGCTGGATCGGCCAAGTGCCGGGGAAATTGCCTGCGCTGCCCGCCGAACTGGCGCGCTATCACAGCCGCAATAATCAATTGCTGTACGCTGCAGCGATGCAAATTGACGCGCCGATTCGGCAAGCGATTGCGCAATACGGCGCGGCGCGTGTGGCGATTGTGTTGGGCACCAGCACGTCGGGCATTGCCGAGAGCGAACAGGCGATGCGCGAGCTGGAGCAAGGCCGTTTGCCGCAAGACGGATACAGCTACCAGCGCCATGAAATGGGCGATCCGGCGCGATTTTTGGCTGATTTGTACGCCATCACAGGCCCGGCTTATGTGATTTCAACCGCATGTTCGAGCAGCGCACGTGCGCTGATCACCGCGCGGCGATTACTGAAAATGAATCTGGCCGACGTCGTGTTATGTGGCGGCGTGGATAGCTTGTGCCGACTAACGCTAAATGGCTTTGCCGCGCTTGAATCAGTCAGCGCGCAGCCTTGTAATCCATTTCGCGCCCAGCGCGATGGCATCAATATTGGCGAAGCGGCGGCTCTGTTTATCATGAGCCGTGATGTAGGACCTGTGGCACTCGTCGGTTGCGGAGCCAGTAGCGATGCGCATCATATTTCGGCGCCACATCCGCAAGGCCACGGCGCGGCAGCGGCAATGCAGGCGGCTTTGCTCGATGCGGCACTCAAACCTGACGATATTGATTATTTAAATTTGCACGGCACGGCAACGCCGCTGAATGACGCGATGGAAAGCCAAGCTGTTAGCGATACATTCGGTCAGTATCTGCCGCCAAGCAGCTCCACCAAATCGCTAACCGGGCATACCCTAGGTGCAGCAGGCGCGCTTGAAGCGGCATTTTGCTGGCTGCTGCTGCAAGATCAGTTCAACCCCAAACACTATTTGCCGCCGCAAATTGGCGACGGTGATTTTGATCCAAATTTGCCTGCGCTAAATTGGCCGCAAGCGGGTAAAAGCTACCCACTCAAAACTGCGATGAGTAATTCATTTGCCTTTGGCGGCAATAATGTCAGCCTGATTTTTCAACGAGTTCAACCATGA
- a CDS encoding tryptophan 7-halogenase, whose product MNYESDVLIIGAGPSGAVAGALLNKQGFKVRILERQTFPRFSIGESLLAHCLDFLAEADMLRAVHQAGFQYKNGAAFAHDGKYSEYNFGDTFTAGYPYTFQVQRAPFDKLLADEAERQGVEILYQHEIIAADFSNENPLLTAKNAAGEVATYSARFVLDASGFGRTLPRLLDLELPSDFPVRRAVFTHIDDNIVAGEFDRQKIRVTVHPTKPDIWFWTIPFSNGRSSQGAVASAERFAAYPGTPEQQLKALIAETPCLAQLLRNAEWDTPVNELNGYAANVKAMHGKGFALLGNAAEFLDPVFSSGVTIAMRSASMAAKVLTRQLNGESVDWENEFAQPLKRGVDTFRTYVTGWYDGRFQSVIFSPDQQPQVKAMVCSILAGYAWDEKNPFVAQSERRLQTLFELCSA is encoded by the coding sequence ATGAACTACGAATCGGATGTGTTAATCATCGGCGCTGGCCCTTCGGGCGCGGTCGCTGGCGCTTTGCTGAATAAACAAGGCTTTAAAGTGCGCATTTTGGAGCGCCAAACCTTTCCGCGCTTTTCAATTGGCGAGAGTTTACTCGCGCACTGCCTCGATTTTCTGGCCGAAGCCGATATGCTGCGCGCCGTGCATCAAGCCGGTTTTCAATACAAAAATGGCGCGGCGTTTGCGCACGACGGCAAATACAGCGAATACAATTTTGGCGACACCTTCACAGCAGGCTACCCGTACACCTTCCAAGTGCAACGCGCGCCGTTTGATAAGCTGCTCGCCGACGAAGCCGAGCGCCAAGGCGTGGAGATTTTGTACCAGCATGAAATCATCGCCGCCGACTTTAGCAACGAAAACCCGCTGCTAACCGCCAAAAATGCTGCTGGTGAAGTCGCCACCTACAGCGCCCGCTTTGTGCTTGACGCCAGCGGTTTTGGCCGCACGCTGCCGCGCTTGTTGGATTTGGAATTACCGTCCGATTTTCCGGTACGCCGCGCCGTGTTTACGCATATTGACGACAATATCGTCGCCGGTGAATTTGATCGGCAAAAAATCCGCGTCACCGTGCATCCGACCAAACCCGATATCTGGTTTTGGACGATTCCGTTTTCCAATGGCCGCAGCTCGCAAGGTGCGGTCGCATCAGCCGAGCGTTTTGCCGCTTATCCGGGCACGCCCGAGCAGCAATTGAAAGCGCTCATCGCTGAGACGCCGTGTTTGGCGCAGCTATTGCGCAACGCCGAGTGGGATACGCCAGTAAACGAGCTCAATGGCTACGCCGCGAATGTGAAAGCGATGCACGGCAAAGGTTTTGCGCTGCTCGGTAACGCCGCTGAATTTTTAGACCCGGTGTTTTCCAGCGGCGTAACGATTGCGATGCGCTCGGCATCGATGGCGGCCAAGGTGTTGACGCGCCAATTGAACGGCGAAAGCGTCGATTGGGAAAACGAATTTGCGCAACCACTGAAACGCGGCGTCGATACTTTCCGCACCTATGTGACAGGCTGGTACGACGGTCGTTTCCAATCGGTGATTTTCTCGCCCGATCAGCAGCCGCAAGTCAAAGCGATGGTGTGCTCAATTTTGGCCGGCTACGCGTGGGATGAGAAAAACCCGTTCGTTGCGCAAAGCGAGCGCCGTTTGCAAACTTTGTTTGAACTATGCAGCGCATGA
- a CDS encoding outer membrane lipoprotein carrier protein LolA — translation MLKKIALCFSLLLITLHTNAALLDDVKARVTFKDAQRGEFRQEKRIANLSKPLISSGSFVYVKDKGLLWQIAKPYASDAIITGDTLVQRVQGKTIVRVDAQSQPGYSAVSRIFMALVGSDWAVLERDFAISGKVDGKNWQLELKPKGGLFASFAKTLTLSGSNAISQLDIAEKNGDSTHYTFSNVSAAGALSSDETNKFSIK, via the coding sequence ATGCTAAAAAAAATCGCCCTGTGCTTTAGCCTGCTACTAATCACCTTGCACACCAATGCCGCCCTGCTCGATGACGTTAAAGCGCGCGTTACCTTCAAAGACGCGCAACGCGGTGAGTTTCGCCAAGAAAAACGCATCGCCAATTTAAGCAAACCGCTGATTTCCAGCGGCAGCTTTGTCTACGTCAAAGACAAAGGCTTGCTGTGGCAAATCGCCAAACCGTACGCGTCCGACGCGATCATTACTGGCGATACGCTAGTGCAGCGCGTGCAAGGCAAAACCATTGTGCGTGTCGACGCGCAAAGCCAGCCTGGCTATAGCGCCGTGTCGCGCATTTTTATGGCCTTGGTCGGCAGCGATTGGGCGGTGCTGGAGCGCGATTTTGCGATTAGCGGCAAGGTCGATGGGAAAAACTGGCAGCTTGAACTCAAACCCAAGGGCGGCCTATTTGCCAGCTTTGCCAAAACGCTCACGCTCAGCGGCAGCAATGCGATTAGCCAGCTGGATATCGCGGAAAAAAATGGCGATAGCACGCATTACACTTTTAGCAACGTCAGCGCTGCGGGCGCGCTCAGTAGCGACGAAACGAACAAGTTTTCAATTAAATAA
- a CDS encoding acyl-CoA thioesterase: protein MSETGRKTLEHSIEITPAFHDIDLMEIVWHGHYVKYFELARSALLQSFDYDYPGMRASGYAWPIIDLNIRYSRPASFGQKLRVSAKIVEWENRLKISYRIHDIASGDLLTKGHTVQVAVNMQTREMCYVSPDVLFEKLDLPMPH, encoded by the coding sequence ATGAGTGAAACCGGCCGCAAGACACTCGAACACAGCATTGAAATCACACCGGCGTTTCACGATATCGATTTAATGGAAATCGTCTGGCACGGCCATTATGTGAAATATTTCGAGCTGGCGCGCAGCGCGTTACTGCAAAGCTTTGATTATGATTATCCGGGCATGCGCGCTTCGGGCTATGCGTGGCCGATTATTGATTTAAATATTCGCTATTCGCGCCCAGCCAGCTTTGGGCAAAAACTGCGCGTCTCTGCAAAGATTGTCGAATGGGAAAATCGGCTAAAAATCAGCTACCGCATTCACGACATCGCCAGCGGCGATTTACTGACCAAGGGCCACACGGTGCAAGTGGCGGTGAATATGCAAACGCGCGAAATGTGCTACGTCTCGCCCGACGTGTTGTTCGAAAAACTCGACCTGCCGATGCCGCACTGA
- a CDS encoding DUF3261 domain-containing protein has product MKTVLRSLLLALSCLLLLACSTRPTAQLPTLMPVSAFGTLAQSELVTLTAGEQVFAFTARIESDGQVLQLVAITPTGQRLFSFTRQGDELIAEPGPLWPKRMPLEMVWHDFELTHAQPAAALGADWQKVIENGVEHWSYRGQAQAQIVREATKIQLLKKQYQLTIEVLPE; this is encoded by the coding sequence ATGAAAACCGTACTGCGCTCCTTGCTATTGGCGCTAAGCTGCCTGCTGTTGCTCGCGTGCAGCACTCGCCCGACTGCGCAGTTACCGACGCTGATGCCGGTATCCGCTTTTGGCACGCTGGCGCAAAGCGAATTAGTCACGCTGACTGCGGGCGAGCAAGTATTTGCCTTCACCGCGCGCATTGAAAGCGATGGGCAAGTCTTGCAACTGGTCGCCATTACGCCGACTGGCCAGCGGCTGTTTAGCTTTACGCGGCAAGGCGACGAGCTAATCGCTGAGCCGGGCCCTTTATGGCCCAAGCGCATGCCCTTGGAAATGGTATGGCACGATTTTGAACTCACGCACGCGCAGCCCGCTGCAGCACTCGGCGCTGACTGGCAAAAAGTCATCGAAAATGGCGTTGAGCATTGGTCGTATCGCGGCCAAGCGCAGGCGCAAATTGTGCGTGAAGCCACAAAAATACAGCTACTAAAAAAGCAATATCAACTCACCATCGAGGTATTGCCTGAATGA
- a CDS encoding beta-ketoacyl-ACP synthase, translating into MKRVVVTGMAGITSLGSDWATIASAMRAGQTGIRRIDEWAQYRDLNTQIAGPVLDFALPAHYTRKHTRSMGRIAQMAVYATECALNDAGLLGNPIIQDGRMGVAYGSSTGSTEAIQAFGYSLLEKDVNGLNANSYLRMMSHTSAVNIGVYFGLKGRVIPTSSACTSGSQGIGYAYEAIKYGQQKLMVAGGAEELCPTEAMVFDTLYATSTKNDAPHTTPRPFDQDRDGLVIGEGAGTLILEELEHALARGAHIHAEIVGFACNSDGAHVTRPESATMEVAMRLALDNAELKASDIGYVNAHGTATEQGDIAESQATHRVFGEQMPVSSLKGYFGHTLGACGALEAWLTIEMLNGGWFAGNVNLDTLDPACGTLDYLPLAGREIQCVHVMSNNFAFGGINTSLIFRRWPHADSA; encoded by the coding sequence ATGAAACGCGTCGTTGTTACCGGCATGGCCGGCATTACCTCTTTAGGCTCAGATTGGGCAACGATCGCCAGCGCGATGCGCGCGGGTCAAACTGGCATTCGCCGTATTGATGAGTGGGCGCAATATCGCGATTTAAACACCCAAATCGCAGGACCTGTACTCGATTTTGCGCTGCCAGCCCATTACACGCGCAAGCACACCCGCTCGATGGGGCGAATCGCGCAAATGGCCGTCTACGCCACCGAGTGCGCATTAAATGATGCGGGTTTATTGGGTAATCCCATCATTCAAGACGGGCGGATGGGCGTGGCTTATGGTTCATCAACAGGAAGTACCGAAGCGATTCAGGCCTTTGGCTATTCCTTGCTCGAAAAAGACGTCAACGGCCTGAACGCCAATTCCTATTTACGGATGATGAGCCACACTTCAGCGGTAAATATTGGCGTGTACTTTGGCTTGAAAGGTCGCGTGATTCCAACGTCGAGCGCCTGTACATCGGGCAGCCAAGGGATTGGTTACGCGTATGAAGCGATTAAATACGGCCAGCAAAAATTGATGGTTGCCGGCGGCGCCGAAGAGCTGTGCCCAACCGAGGCGATGGTGTTTGATACGCTGTACGCCACCAGTACAAAAAATGACGCGCCGCACACCACGCCGCGCCCGTTCGATCAAGACCGCGATGGTTTGGTGATTGGTGAAGGCGCTGGGACGCTGATTTTGGAAGAGCTGGAACACGCACTGGCGCGCGGCGCGCATATCCACGCCGAAATTGTTGGTTTTGCCTGTAATTCGGACGGCGCGCACGTCACACGCCCCGAATCAGCGACGATGGAAGTCGCAATGCGCCTCGCGCTCGATAATGCTGAACTCAAAGCCAGCGATATTGGCTACGTTAACGCGCATGGCACAGCCACCGAGCAAGGCGATATTGCCGAGAGCCAAGCTACGCATCGCGTGTTTGGCGAGCAAATGCCGGTGAGCTCGCTCAAAGGCTATTTTGGCCATACTTTGGGCGCTTGTGGCGCACTCGAAGCTTGGCTAACGATTGAAATGCTCAATGGCGGTTGGTTTGCCGGCAATGTGAATTTGGATACGCTAGATCCTGCCTGTGGCACCTTGGACTATTTGCCATTGGCCGGGCGTGAAATTCAATGCGTGCATGTGATGAGCAATAATTTTGCGTTTGGTGGCATTAATACTTCGCTGATTTTCCGCCGCTGGCCACACGCTGATTCGGCTTGA
- a CDS encoding class I SAM-dependent methyltransferase: MSSDQLIEKHQISVYALHTLLESCLSAGVVAMEDNCWRLEKIGYMLVNDKLTQVNFNYINDVCWQGLFELEQSLDAEEPLGLAHLGPWKTIYEGLSDLPEPAKTSWFEFDHFYSDSAFPDALAKVFAAAPQRLMDVGANTGKWALQCLRYNSDVELTLVDLPIQLNVAQKNLEQAGFLGRVSLAPRDLLAADLAFPKGHDAIWMSQFLSCFSLAEIGKILERAANALSAGGKLFILDTFWDRQQYDIAAFCLINTSPYFTCMASGNSKIYRATEYIACAEQAGFALTQSWDGLGLSHTLLQFQKNGT, translated from the coding sequence ATGAGTAGTGATCAGCTGATTGAAAAACATCAGATTAGCGTTTATGCACTCCACACACTCCTCGAGAGCTGCTTATCAGCGGGTGTAGTCGCCATGGAAGATAATTGCTGGCGCCTCGAAAAAATTGGCTATATGTTAGTCAATGATAAATTGACCCAAGTTAATTTTAATTACATTAATGATGTGTGTTGGCAGGGCTTGTTTGAACTTGAGCAATCTTTAGATGCAGAAGAGCCATTGGGCTTAGCGCATTTAGGGCCTTGGAAAACGATATACGAGGGCTTATCTGATTTGCCGGAGCCGGCAAAAACCTCGTGGTTTGAGTTTGATCACTTTTATTCAGATTCGGCATTCCCCGATGCCTTAGCGAAAGTTTTTGCTGCTGCGCCGCAGCGTTTAATGGATGTTGGGGCCAATACTGGCAAGTGGGCGTTGCAGTGTTTGCGCTACAACAGCGATGTAGAGCTCACTTTGGTAGATTTGCCCATTCAATTAAATGTGGCGCAAAAGAACTTAGAACAAGCTGGTTTTTTAGGGCGCGTCTCGCTGGCGCCGCGTGATTTGCTCGCAGCCGATTTGGCTTTTCCCAAAGGGCACGATGCGATTTGGATGAGCCAATTTCTTTCGTGTTTTTCGTTGGCTGAAATTGGCAAAATCTTAGAACGAGCAGCCAATGCGCTAAGTGCTGGCGGCAAGCTGTTTATTCTGGATACCTTTTGGGATAGGCAGCAATACGATATTGCTGCATTTTGCCTAATCAACACCTCGCCGTACTTTACGTGTATGGCGAGCGGGAATAGCAAGATTTATCGTGCCACTGAATACATTGCTTGCGCTGAGCAGGCGGGTTTTGCTTTAACTCAAAGCTGGGATGGGCTTGGCCTGTCTCACACGCTGCTGCAATTTCAGAAAAATGGTACTTAA
- a CDS encoding diguanylate cyclase, translating to MSCFPNCGRSEFLYSIKISTLYCLMALISIALFRAGNGIAAIWFANAVGIAALSQLIYSRWPLVLLMLAISLMLANWLMGSPLAVALLFLPGNLLEVAVGAYLLRRYWRDSAFFFSLSDVFRFIWLGVCIPVLLGGALSWGIFVANGMMATERVFIHWVEGSAIGGVSVLPAAYWITLRGRDGLKQLLSNRFLPASLILAVAVALLVPMLLPFPFIYVSLPLFYIAYQSGVAGTAIANMLVAMSICVLIELGLLLPPPTIYSWGYALFYLPVFATLIPPLLLAVTMDMNRSAAIALQQSERRYRSLYQQTPAMMYSCADDGTILTVNDIWLNKMGYQPQEVIERLATDFLSPESLQWHQTEFLQRLHEKGNCQDVRQQLINKRGEIIDVLTTAVAEKDELNQSLRILVVQLDISDKVRAENLAYHDALTQLPNRLLFADRLKQACQHYSRVGGGFVVAFVDLDYFKEVNDNFGHEIGDLLLIEVARRLESAVRSSDTVSRLGGDEFVLLLGGLVPGEEAEQIAEKIRKTIADPYRLNSHPVQISASIGLAYFPNDGQDEITLMRNADDAMYKAKHTGRNCCMTATQS from the coding sequence TTGAGCTGCTTTCCTAACTGTGGTCGGAGTGAGTTTCTGTATTCGATCAAGATTTCAACACTCTACTGCTTGATGGCGCTAATCTCCATCGCTTTATTTCGTGCTGGCAATGGCATTGCCGCGATTTGGTTTGCTAATGCCGTCGGTATTGCCGCGCTGAGTCAATTAATCTATTCGCGCTGGCCACTTGTATTGTTGATGCTGGCGATCAGCTTGATGCTAGCCAACTGGCTAATGGGCTCGCCCCTTGCCGTTGCCTTATTATTCTTACCGGGTAATTTGCTTGAAGTCGCCGTGGGCGCTTATTTATTGCGGCGGTATTGGCGCGACTCGGCCTTTTTTTTCAGCCTAAGCGATGTGTTCCGTTTTATTTGGCTAGGTGTTTGTATCCCTGTGTTGCTTGGTGGTGCGCTGTCTTGGGGCATCTTCGTTGCTAATGGCATGATGGCTACCGAACGAGTCTTTATACATTGGGTTGAGGGAAGCGCGATTGGTGGGGTTAGCGTACTACCTGCTGCGTACTGGATCACATTGCGGGGAAGGGATGGATTAAAGCAGCTGTTAAGCAATCGCTTTTTACCTGCCAGCCTGATTTTAGCTGTAGCCGTTGCCTTACTCGTCCCGATGTTGCTCCCATTTCCATTTATTTATGTCAGTTTGCCGTTGTTTTATATTGCTTATCAAAGTGGAGTTGCGGGCACTGCGATTGCCAATATGCTGGTTGCAATGAGTATTTGTGTTTTGATCGAGCTAGGCTTATTGCTGCCACCACCTACGATTTACTCATGGGGCTATGCGCTGTTTTATTTGCCTGTATTTGCTACGTTGATTCCACCTTTGTTGTTGGCGGTGACAATGGATATGAATCGGTCCGCCGCCATTGCCTTACAACAAAGTGAGCGGCGATATCGATCGTTATACCAACAGACCCCTGCAATGATGTACTCATGCGCTGACGATGGGACGATCCTCACTGTAAATGATATTTGGCTGAATAAAATGGGCTATCAGCCGCAGGAAGTGATTGAGCGATTAGCCACTGATTTTCTGAGCCCGGAATCGCTGCAGTGGCATCAAACTGAATTTTTGCAGCGGCTGCATGAGAAAGGAAATTGCCAGGATGTCCGGCAGCAGCTGATTAATAAGCGCGGTGAGATTATCGATGTCTTAACCACTGCGGTGGCTGAAAAAGATGAACTCAATCAAAGTTTGAGAATTCTAGTTGTGCAACTGGATATTAGCGATAAAGTCCGCGCAGAAAATCTAGCTTATCATGATGCTTTAACCCAGCTGCCTAATCGCCTGCTTTTTGCCGATCGTCTCAAACAAGCCTGCCAGCATTACAGTCGTGTCGGTGGTGGCTTTGTTGTGGCCTTTGTGGATTTGGATTATTTCAAAGAAGTAAATGATAACTTCGGGCATGAAATCGGCGATTTGCTGCTGATCGAAGTTGCCCGCCGCTTAGAATCCGCGGTACGCAGTAGCGATACTGTGAGTCGCTTGGGAGGAGACGAATTTGTTCTGCTCTTGGGTGGGCTTGTGCCCGGTGAAGAGGCCGAGCAAATTGCGGAAAAAATTCGTAAAACCATTGCCGACCCATATCGACTTAATTCTCATCCAGTCCAAATCTCGGCAAGTATTGGTCTAGCCTATTTTCCAAATGATGGGCAGGATGAGATCACACTCATGCGTAATGCTGACGATGCCATGTATAAAGCCAAGCATACCGGCAGAAATTGCTGCATGACAGCTACGCAATCTTAA
- a CDS encoding aromatic amino acid ammonia-lyase: MMNQTNNAKRIEFGAQRLCIEDILAVANGSGAQLASDPAFRRRVDAGSQFLDNLLAEHGEIYGVTTGYGDSCTVAIPQNLVAELPKHLYTYHGCGLGAFFDAYTGRAILAARLLSLAQGYSGVRWVLLEQLATLINENLVPVIPEEGSVGASGDLTPLSYVAAVLAGERYIYEAGEPYPTAKAFAARNITPLTLAPKEGLALMNGTAVMTGLACIAYSRAEYLVKLCARLTALASLATDGNSYHFDAKLFSVKPHPGQNEVAAWIHDDLLAGEAPREGLRLQDRYSIRCAPHVIGVLADALPMLRQFIENELNSANDNPIIDGEGEHVLHGGHFYGGHIAFAMDSLKNCVANLADLMDRQLALMVDTRYNHGLPSNLSGASGERRAINHGFKAVQIGASSWAAEALKLTIPASVFSRSTECHNQDKVSMGTIAARDALRVLQLTEQVVAAHALAAVQGVELRIAQNELSAAQLSTGVRDLIAEVRAFSAHLLEDRALDSDLRATIAAIQAQNLSVPGARQ; this comes from the coding sequence ATGATGAACCAGACCAATAACGCCAAGCGCATTGAATTTGGTGCACAGCGCCTCTGTATCGAAGACATTCTGGCTGTTGCCAACGGTAGCGGCGCGCAGCTGGCGAGCGATCCCGCGTTTCGCCGCCGCGTTGATGCCGGCAGCCAGTTTTTAGATAATTTATTGGCCGAGCATGGCGAAATTTATGGCGTCACCACCGGCTACGGCGATTCGTGCACCGTCGCCATTCCACAAAACCTAGTTGCCGAGCTACCTAAGCATTTGTACACCTACCACGGCTGCGGGCTGGGCGCGTTTTTCGACGCCTACACCGGCCGCGCGATTTTGGCCGCGCGATTATTGTCGCTCGCGCAAGGCTATTCGGGCGTGCGTTGGGTCTTGCTCGAACAACTGGCGACGCTGATCAACGAAAATCTGGTGCCTGTTATTCCCGAAGAAGGCTCGGTCGGCGCCAGTGGCGATTTAACGCCGCTATCATACGTCGCCGCAGTATTGGCTGGTGAGCGCTATATCTACGAAGCTGGCGAGCCATACCCCACAGCCAAAGCCTTTGCTGCGCGCAATATCACACCGCTGACGCTCGCGCCGAAAGAAGGTTTGGCGCTGATGAACGGCACCGCGGTGATGACGGGTTTGGCGTGTATCGCGTATAGCCGCGCTGAATATTTGGTCAAACTGTGCGCGCGCTTGACCGCGCTGGCGTCCTTGGCGACCGATGGCAATAGCTATCACTTTGACGCCAAATTATTCTCGGTAAAACCGCATCCGGGGCAAAATGAAGTTGCCGCGTGGATTCATGATGATTTGCTCGCTGGCGAAGCGCCACGCGAAGGCTTGCGTTTGCAAGATCGCTACTCGATCCGCTGCGCGCCGCACGTGATCGGCGTGCTTGCCGACGCGCTGCCGATGCTGCGGCAATTTATTGAAAACGAGCTCAATAGCGCCAACGACAATCCAATCATCGACGGCGAAGGCGAACATGTGCTGCATGGCGGGCATTTTTACGGCGGCCATATCGCGTTTGCGATGGACAGCCTAAAAAACTGCGTCGCCAATCTGGCCGATTTGATGGACCGCCAGCTCGCGCTGATGGTCGACACGCGCTACAACCACGGTCTGCCGAGCAATTTATCTGGCGCCAGCGGCGAGCGCCGCGCGATTAATCACGGCTTTAAAGCGGTACAAATCGGCGCGTCGTCATGGGCCGCCGAAGCGCTGAAACTCACAATACCAGCCAGCGTCTTTAGCCGCTCAACCGAATGCCACAACCAAGACAAAGTCAGCATGGGCACCATTGCTGCGCGCGACGCGCTGCGTGTATTGCAATTGACCGAGCAAGTTGTTGCCGCGCATGCGCTGGCGGCGGTGCAAGGCGTTGAATTGCGCATCGCGCAAAATGAGCTCAGCGCGGCGCAATTATCGACTGGCGTGCGCGATTTAATCGCCGAAGTACGCGCATTTTCAGCACATTTACTGGAAGATCGCGCGCTTGATAGCGATTTACGCGCAACGATTGCCGCGATTCAGGCGCAAAACCTGAGCGTACCGGGAGCAAGACAATGA